ATTAGATTTGCTTTAAAATCTAACTAAACTTAATTTTAGTGTACTAGATAGTATTTTATCAACGGAAAAATTAAAGTATTTTTGATAATCATAAAATAAGGAATTATCTAAATAATTTTTTGAAAACCAATAATCAAAAAGAAGTCATTAACTTAATCTTTTCTTTTATATAAAGGTGATTTTAAAAAGAACCACTGAAAACGTAACCCGAATTCTGTATAGGTAAAACCTGCTGCTGTTGCAGAAGCAATATTACTTTGCAAACCATATACGTTAATAATACTTCTTTCCGAAAAACGATAGCCTAATTTTCCTTGAACTCTGTAGGTACTTTGCTTTGCATCTTCATCTATATATTGTAAACCAATAGCTGCTGTTAAATCGTAAAATAATGCTTTGTTTTTAGCTTCACCTTCCGTTTTAATAATATTAAAAAATACTTCAACTGCGTTAAAACTATTGGGACTAAAATAAATAGTTGGTACTTGATCTTTAAATGTAATGTATTGATAATTGATTCCAGCTTTTAAAGAAGGTTTCTCTAAAATGTTGTAATACAAAGATGTAAATAATAAATTTCGTTGGTTAGCATCACTTTGATCAGTAAAATAATATTGGCTAAACCAACCCAATTTAAAGTTTGTGCTTAAACTATAATTTACAATATAATTGTTCATTACAATTTCTCTGTCTAATAATTCCGCATTAAAATTTTGTACTTCTCGTCTGTAGCCTAACTCTAAATTTTGCAGTTTAAAAGGCTTTATATTTAATGACGATTCTATTAAAAGTTGATTATAAATAGCAGCTTCAGATTCAGATTTTATGGTTCCTAAACTTCCTCTAAAAACAACATTATTTAAAAGTTGATACGAAAGACCAAAACTAGCAATATTGGTAGTTGCTTTTAAATTATTGATAGGATTGGATGTTTCTCGATAATTATAGGTTCCAAAAATAGCCAAACGAATTGATAATGGCACATTTGCAGTTGCAATATAAGAATTGGCCTCATTGTCTCCATTATCATAAGAATACGAAGTTGTTGCCTCTACATAAGGCGTAAAAACTTTGTCTAAACTAATAATAAAATTAGAAGCATCTTTTTGTTTTTCGTAAAAAGACAAGGTGTTTTCTGCACTTTTATACGCTTCTTTATAATAGCCTAAAGCTTTTAGGGCATTGGCTTTACCAAGATTACCATCAAAAGAAGCACTATCTTTTTCTAAAATTAAATTATAATCGGCAACACTTTTCTTAAAATCGCTTTTATAAATGTTTAAAGTTGCTCTTAAACTGTACATCCAGTTTTCAGGTTTGTCTGTATTTTCAAATAAAGCATCAATTTCATTTTTAGCTAATTTGTATTTTTTATTCCAAATTAAAGCCTGAATATATCTTTCTTTGGTTTGTTTTATAAAGTCAGCATCGGTTTTATCTGTTAAAAGAGCCATCGCTTTTTCACTGGTTTCTAAAGCCATTTTTTCATCTCCATCAAGATGAAAAGCCAAAGCAATTCCGTTTAAAGATGTAAATTTATTTTCAGGATTTAAACCAATGGTTTTATAAGTTTCTTTTGCTTTTTCTGTTTGGTTTGATATCAAATATAAGTTTGCAAGATTCAATAAGGTTTCTTTATCATTTTCGAAACTTTCAAAATTTTCTTTTAAAATAGCTTCAGCTTCACCATATTTTAAATCGGTAACTTTTGTACTTGCTAAACCTAATCGCATATATTTTTTTGAAACCAAGGCATTTGCATTTCCAGGTAAAACCGCTAAAGCTTTATCAACATACATAAGTGCATTTTCATACTCTTTTAAGTTTGATAATGTATTTGCATATCCTAAAAGTGCTGGAAAACTTTGTGCATCTTCTGCCACTAATTTTTGATAAAATTCTTTTGCTTCATCATATTTTTTGTCCCAAAGTAAAGCTTCTGCATAATTTAATTTTACCTCAAAATCCGTAGGATAATCTTTTAAAAGAGATGTAAATAAATTTAGAGCTTTATTTGAGTTTCCACTCAAACCAACAGCTCTTCCATAACATAACCTTGCAGTTTTGTTAGTTGGGAATTCCTGTAGAATTTCTTTAAAAAACACTTCTGCTTTTGCATATTTACCAGTTTCTAAATAGGTAAAACCTTCTTGCATTTCTTGAGAAATACTAGTAAAGCTTATAGAAAAAAGAAAAAATAAGAATAAAATTTGTAAACGCATAAGAGGATTTTTATGGAATGCAAGTTAAGCATTAGAGATGAATCATTAAGCTAAACTTAAACGTTTTTCAACGATAAATAAAAGTATAAGATACCTTTCTGTTAGATATTTGTGCTCAAAATAAACAACAATATAGTTTTAAATTTAATAAAATGGTAGCAACTTTAAGAACTTTAAAAACCAAAATACAACCAGAACAATTATTTATGTTAAGTGTTTTGTTAGTAAATGGTGGAAACTATCTATATAATTTAATTTTAGGTAGATATTTAGGGCCAGAAAAGTTTGCAGATGCTGCAATTTTAATCACTTTTTTATTGGTACTTTCTTTTGTAGCCATGACTTTTCAATTGGTAACAGCAAAATTCTCAGTGTTGTTTGAAGGTTCAGTTTTTGCCAATTTTATTTCATCGATGTTAAAGAACTCTTTAATTGTTGGAGTTTTATTGGGGCTTTTAGTTATCGTGTTTTCATCAGCATTGCAAACATTCTTTAAAACTACAACGTCCACCATGTTTGTTGTTTTTGGTTTTGGCATTCCTTTTTATTTTTTGATGAGTGTTAATAGAGGTGTATTTCAAGGGAAAAAAGAATTAACATCACTTTCAATCACCTATCAAGGAGA
The DNA window shown above is from Polaribacter sp. Hel_I_88 and carries:
- a CDS encoding lipopolysaccharide assembly protein LapB → MRLQILFLFFLFSISFTSISQEMQEGFTYLETGKYAKAEVFFKEILQEFPTNKTARLCYGRAVGLSGNSNKALNLFTSLLKDYPTDFEVKLNYAEALLWDKKYDEAKEFYQKLVAEDAQSFPALLGYANTLSNLKEYENALMYVDKALAVLPGNANALVSKKYMRLGLASTKVTDLKYGEAEAILKENFESFENDKETLLNLANLYLISNQTEKAKETYKTIGLNPENKFTSLNGIALAFHLDGDEKMALETSEKAMALLTDKTDADFIKQTKERYIQALIWNKKYKLAKNEIDALFENTDKPENWMYSLRATLNIYKSDFKKSVADYNLILEKDSASFDGNLGKANALKALGYYKEAYKSAENTLSFYEKQKDASNFIISLDKVFTPYVEATTSYSYDNGDNEANSYIATANVPLSIRLAIFGTYNYRETSNPINNLKATTNIASFGLSYQLLNNVVFRGSLGTIKSESEAAIYNQLLIESSLNIKPFKLQNLELGYRREVQNFNAELLDREIVMNNYIVNYSLSTNFKLGWFSQYYFTDQSDANQRNLLFTSLYYNILEKPSLKAGINYQYITFKDQVPTIYFSPNSFNAVEVFFNIIKTEGEAKNKALFYDLTAAIGLQYIDEDAKQSTYRVQGKLGYRFSERSIINVYGLQSNIASATAAGFTYTEFGLRFQWFFLKSPLYKRKD